A window of the Pseudomonas sp. B21_DOA genome harbors these coding sequences:
- a CDS encoding EAL and GGDEF domain-containing protein: MTTTEQLSALSSILTQSGLHSLFQPIICLSERRILGYEALTRGPSNSPLHSPIALFAVARQAGRLSELEIACRQSACRRFNEQQLPGKLFLNVSPESLLEAAHQPGRTLQLLQDLGIAPSQVVIELTEQTPIDDFQLLQTALHHYRAMGFSIALDDLGAGYSSLRLWSELRPDYVKIDRHFIDGIHQDALKREFVGSILQIAKASRAQVIAEGIELPEELAVLTEMGVDLVQGYLLGRPQEHPPRDARAMMPKHDSSAVALNDEGSDLSALLNDQPAVHRETPTATVLEAFRRQANLNSLAVLDEQGQPCGIVHRHSLSDALLKPFATDLFARKPISRLMNDDFLAVEISQSLQQVSRLITSRARQRIEEDFIITLNGSYLGLGRVIDVLKLITELKIQQARYANPLTLLPGNVPIQQCLTRLLQQARESIICYVDIDSFKPFNDIYGYGRGDEVLLCLAQCLNERIDPTRDFVGHIGGDDFLLVLGPEDWRKRLNQLLDDFQNQCRRFYRPEHLEAGCFVAPNRQGVRQEFALLSLSIGVVHLRPEACATLDASQLAEMASQAKHHAKGVVGFSVYLLDPSASPNASQLVG; this comes from the coding sequence ATGACCACGACCGAACAGCTGAGCGCCTTGAGCTCGATCCTGACTCAAAGCGGTTTACACAGCTTGTTCCAGCCGATCATCTGTCTTTCCGAACGCCGCATTCTCGGTTACGAAGCCCTGACCCGTGGCCCGTCCAACAGCCCTCTTCACTCGCCGATTGCCCTGTTCGCCGTGGCGCGACAGGCTGGCCGATTGAGCGAACTGGAGATCGCCTGCCGGCAAAGCGCCTGCCGCCGGTTCAATGAGCAGCAACTGCCGGGCAAGCTGTTCCTTAACGTGTCTCCAGAATCCTTGCTCGAAGCCGCGCACCAACCCGGGCGTACGTTGCAACTGCTGCAGGACTTGGGCATTGCGCCGAGCCAAGTGGTCATCGAGCTCACCGAGCAGACCCCGATCGATGACTTCCAGTTGCTGCAAACCGCCCTGCATCACTACCGGGCGATGGGTTTTTCCATTGCGCTCGACGATCTGGGCGCGGGGTATTCGAGCCTGCGCCTGTGGTCGGAATTGCGTCCGGATTACGTAAAGATCGATCGGCACTTCATCGATGGCATTCATCAGGATGCGTTGAAACGAGAGTTTGTCGGCTCGATTCTGCAAATCGCCAAAGCCTCGCGCGCGCAAGTCATTGCCGAGGGCATCGAGCTACCGGAAGAACTCGCGGTACTGACTGAAATGGGCGTCGATCTGGTCCAGGGTTACCTGCTCGGCCGCCCTCAGGAACATCCACCCCGCGACGCTCGCGCGATGATGCCCAAACACGACAGCAGCGCCGTCGCGCTGAACGACGAAGGCAGTGACCTCAGCGCACTGCTCAACGACCAACCCGCCGTGCACCGTGAAACACCTACCGCCACCGTGCTGGAGGCCTTTCGCCGCCAGGCCAACCTTAATTCGCTGGCGGTGCTCGACGAACAAGGCCAGCCCTGCGGCATCGTCCATCGCCACTCGCTGTCGGACGCACTGCTCAAACCGTTTGCCACCGATCTGTTCGCGCGCAAACCGATCAGCCGCCTGATGAACGATGATTTCCTCGCCGTGGAAATCAGCCAGTCACTCCAGCAAGTCAGCCGCCTGATCACCAGCCGCGCCCGCCAGCGCATCGAAGAAGATTTCATCATCACCCTCAACGGCAGCTACCTGGGGCTCGGCAGGGTCATCGACGTGCTCAAACTGATCACCGAACTGAAAATCCAGCAGGCGCGCTACGCCAATCCCCTCACCCTGCTGCCGGGCAACGTACCGATCCAGCAATGCCTCACCCGCCTGCTGCAACAGGCCCGCGAGTCAATCATCTGCTACGTCGACATCGACAGCTTCAAACCCTTCAACGACATCTACGGCTACGGCCGTGGCGACGAAGTCCTGCTCTGCCTCGCCCAATGCCTCAACGAACGCATCGACCCCACCCGCGACTTCGTCGGCCACATCGGCGGCGACGACTTCCTCCTCGTCCTCGGCCCCGAAGACTGGCGCAAACGCCTAAATCAACTGCTCGACGACTTCCAAAACCAATGCCGCCGGTTCTACCGGCCTGAGCATTTGGAAGCCGGTTGTTTTGTAGCACCAAACCGACAGGGTGTGCGGCAGGAGTTTGCGTTGTTGTCGTTATCGATTGGGGTAGTGCATCTGCGACCTGAGGCTTGCGCAACGCTTGATGCCAGCCAGCTTGCAGAGATGGCTTCGCAGGCTAAGCATCATGCTAAGGGGGTTGTGGGGTTTAGTGTGTATTTGCTCGATCCTTCGGCGTCTCCAAATGCATCTCAGTTAGTCGGTTAA